A region of the Pseudarthrobacter oxydans genome:
ATCCAGCTCATCAACGCCGGCAAGCTCACGGTCTGCTCGGACATCCCCTACGAGCCGTTCGAGTTCGAGAAGGACGGCCAGACCGTCGGCTTCGACATCGACATCGCCAAGGAGGTCGCCAAGGACCTCGGTGCAGAACTGAGCATCGTGGACAGCTCCTTCGAGGCCATCGAGACCGGTACCGCACTGACCCAGTGCGACCTGGGGATCTCCTCGATCTCCATCACGGACACCCGCAAGTCCGTGATGGACTTCTCCACCCCGTACCTGGATGACGACCTGGCCCTGGTTGCCAGCGATGACTCCGGCATCAAGGGCCTGGACGACGCCAAGGGCAAGAAGGTGGGCGTCCAGCAGGCCACCACCGGCGCCGACTACGCCCAGGAAAAGGGCATCGACGCCCAGCAGTTCGAGGACACCGGCCTCCTGGTGCAGGCCCTCGAGGCCGGCACCATCGACGCCGCCCTGGGCAACCAGTCCGTCCTGGGCTACGCGATCAAGGACCAGCCCAAGTTCAAGAGCGTTGAGGACTTTGCCACCGGCGAGCAGCTGGGCATCTCCATCAAGAAGGGCAACACCGCCATGGCGGAGAAGGTCAACGGCACGCTCAAGCGCCTGACCGACGACGGCTCCCTGGCAAAGTTCAAGACCACCTGGTTCGGCGAAACCGCCAAGTAACCACGGCACTGTAGTCGCCGCGAAGGCCCCGCCCCGGGTCCTGCACGGCACTGAGGACTACGCCGCCTTGAGAACTCCGCAGTTGGGGCCCCGGACGAGCTGTACCCAGTCCGTCCGGGGCCTCTGCCACGCACTACGAATGTGAGCACCCCATGGCAATGACCGCACGTCAACGAGCCAGAGTAAGCCTGTACGTCCAAGCCGGAATCTTTGTTGTGGCCATCGCCGCGCTGATCCTGGCCACCGACTGGAAGACCATCGGCAACAGCGTCTTCAACTTCGCCAAGATCGGGCCGATGTTCCCGGGCATCTTTGTCACCGGCCTGGTCAACACCCTGATCTATACCGTCCTCGGCTTCATCGTGGGCCTCTCCGGCGGTCTGCTGCTGGCCCTGATGAAGCTCTCCAGTTTCCCCCTCTACCGCTGGATCGCCACCGGCTACATCGAGTTCTTCCGCGGCATCCCCGCGCTGCTGGTCTTCATTGCCTTCGGCTACGGCGTGCCGCTGGCGTTCGGCGTCTCGTGGAACATCACCGTGATCGTGATGGTTTCACTCGGCATGGTGGCCTCGGCGTACATCGCCGAAACCCTCCGCGCCGGCCTGCAGGCGGTGCCGAAGGGCCAGCTGGAAGCCGCCCGGTCGCTGGGCATGCCCCAGTGGCGGGCCATG
Encoded here:
- a CDS encoding ABC transporter substrate-binding protein — translated: MQLKSLATAKMTAKAAALFAVGALTLTACGGGSSTPAASAGGIQLINAGKLTVCSDIPYEPFEFEKDGQTVGFDIDIAKEVAKDLGAELSIVDSSFEAIETGTALTQCDLGISSISITDTRKSVMDFSTPYLDDDLALVASDDSGIKGLDDAKGKKVGVQQATTGADYAQEKGIDAQQFEDTGLLVQALEAGTIDAALGNQSVLGYAIKDQPKFKSVEDFATGEQLGISIKKGNTAMAEKVNGTLKRLTDDGSLAKFKTTWFGETAK
- a CDS encoding amino acid ABC transporter permease, coding for MAMTARQRARVSLYVQAGIFVVAIAALILATDWKTIGNSVFNFAKIGPMFPGIFVTGLVNTLIYTVLGFIVGLSGGLLLALMKLSSFPLYRWIATGYIEFFRGIPALLVFIAFGYGVPLAFGVSWNITVIVMVSLGMVASAYIAETLRAGLQAVPKGQLEAARSLGMPQWRAMVTIVIPQAFKIVLPPLTNEVILLTKDSSLIYVLGLTASQYELTKFGRDGISSLGAGLTPLLVAGAFYLVITIPLSFLARKFESRTARNNR